A window of the Candidatus Neomarinimicrobiota bacterium genome harbors these coding sequences:
- the rho gene encoding transcription termination factor Rho (An RNA-DNA helicase that actively releases nascent mRNAs from paused transcription complexes) → NMELVLDRRLSDRRIYPSFDLVRSGTRKEELLLDKKVLARMWILRKLLNEMKIMEAMEFIMDRMRRTKTNEEFMETMSQ, encoded by the coding sequence AATATGGAATTGGTCTTAGACCGCAGACTTAGTGACCGGCGTATTTATCCCTCCTTTGATTTGGTCCGATCCGGGACTAGAAAAGAGGAACTCCTTCTAGATAAGAAAGTTTTAGCGCGCATGTGGATCCTGAGAAAGCTACTCAATGAAATGAAAATTATGGAAGCTATGGAGTTTATCATGGACAGAATGCGGCGAACTAAGACTAATGAAGAATTTATGGAAACAATGAGTCAATAA